From a region of the Asterias amurensis chromosome 2, ASM3211899v1 genome:
- the LOC139954424 gene encoding monocarboxylate transporter 13-like, with protein sequence MIPVSDDHQSQLNVAQQDPNHGAASSTVTIEHLPANSTLQPRTDTGWAWVVLLGAVVVNFVAFGASASLSVYLNVWMEYFDVSAVTVGFVLSFRTLIKTLMGPVSAAICTKFGPRVTMMVGGVALVGGYAMATCSPTVWILILSNGVLTAFGSSLSRVASFQALSVYFKKRFTFAVGLASVGLGVKQLVCPPLYTYLIDLYGWQGSMLLIAGVSFHVVAAGALLRPITLRKTTLGLEEVTDDSCNTSATTEADVSPGLDSQFANSSSNIEDTGGDSDTKPSSVGYVKRHYFALKHFMLETYGIRRLAHNSAFVILMVVSVCHGFGKLGLVYSVVRAESVGIEPNLAALILSLMGGGSTIAVAAHGWFVDKKYITAELAYSIGALLYGVLAALTPAFVTFVPLAIIAVPMGMVTGMTGSLITVIVCSHVKKTDTAGAFGAHLFFWGIGEIAGVFVAGFMYDSLGSYDFAFFIGGGALLIASMLTFVMHVTQRSKQRRQEIATVESCAKATVEICAEATVENCAKATVENCAEATVENCAEATVENYAEPSDFPTNVCGAQSEERGISNPAYVLTSDDESSEYSVT encoded by the exons ATGATCCCCGTTTCTGACGATCACCAATCACAGCTGAACGTTGCTCAACAAGATCCAAACCATGGGGCAGCTTCCTCCACTGTAACAATTGAACACCTACCGGCCAATTCAACCCTCCAGCCCCGGACGGATACGGGCTGGGCCTGGGTCGTACTACTCGGTGCCGTCGTGGTGAATTTCGTCGCTTTCGGGGCCTCGGCATCGTTGAGTGTGTATCTAAACGTATGGATGGAGTACTTCGATGTTTCTGCTGTGACAGTTGGATTTGTGCTTTCGTTTCGAACTCTGATAAAAACATTGATGG GTCCTGTATCAGCCGcaatttgtacaaagtttggGCCTCGCGTGACTATGATGGTGGGCGGAGTCGCACTGGTGGGAGGGTATGCAATGGCAACTTGCTCACCCACCGTTTGGATCCTGATTCTCAGCAATGGGGTCCTAACAG caTTTGGATCAAGTCTATCACGAGTGGCATCCTTCCAAGCCCTTAGTGTTTACTTCAAGAAAAGGTTCACATTCGCCGTTGGATTGGCATCGGTCGGTCTTGGCGTCAAGCAGCTGGTCTGTCCCCCTCTGTACACCTACCTGATTGACCTGTACGGCTGGCAAGGTTCCATGCTCTTGATAGCTGGAGTAAGTTTCCATGTTGTAGCAGCCGGAGCCCTCTTGCGGCCAATAACTTTAAGAAAGACAACCCTTGGTCTAGAAGAGGTTACCGACGACTCTTGCAACACTTCTGCTACAACGGAAGCTGATGTCTCTCCCGGACTGGACTCGCAGTTTGCAAATTCTAGCAGTAATATAGAGGACACTGGCGGTGACTCAGACACCAAACCGTCGTCTGTTGGCTATGTCAAACGCCACTACTTCGCCCTCAAACACTTCATGTTGGAAACGTATGGCATCAGACGTCTTGCCCACAATAGTGCATTCGTCATCCTGATGGTCGTATCCGTCTGCCACGGCTTCGGCAAACTGGGCTTGGTGTACTCCGTAGTCCGTGCTGAATCAGTCGGCATCGAACCCAACCTTGCGGCGCTGATCCTCTCCTTGATGGGTGGTGGTAGTACCATAGCTGTCGCCGCCCACGGCTGGTTCGTTGATAAGAAGTACATCACAGCGGAGTTGGCCTACTCCATAGGTGCGTTACTCTACGGTGTGCTTGCTGCCCTCACTCCGGCTTTTGTGACTTTCGTTCCGTTGGCGATCATCGCAGTTCCGATGGGAATGGTGACCGGAATGACCGGCTCACTCATCACCGTCATTGTCTGCTCTCACGTGAAGAAAACGGACACAGCCGGAGCGTTCGGAGCACATCTATTTTTCTGGGGTATCGGCGAAATCGCTGGAGTCTTTGTGGCTG GTTTCATGTACGACAGCCTAGGGAGCTATGATTTTGCTTTCTTCATCGGTGGGGGCGCTTTGCTAATCGCGTCCATGCTGACCTTTGTCATGCACGTCACACAGAGGAGTAAGCAGAGACGCCAAGAGATCGCCACTGTCGAGAGCTGCGCAAAGGCTACTGTCGAGATCTGCGCAGAGGCTACTGTCGAGAACTGCGCAAAGGCTACTGTCGAGAACTGCGCAGAGGCTACTGTCGAGAACTGCGCAGAGGCTACTGTCGAGAACTACGCAGAGCCGAGTGATTTTCCAACCAACGTGTGCGGTGCGCAAAGTGAAGAGAGAGGTATTTCCAATCCTGCTTACGTTCTGACCAGTGATGACGAGTCCAGCGAATATAGTGTAACGTGA
- the LOC139934149 gene encoding monocarboxylate transporter 9-like, with amino-acid sequence MDSKLEDRVLSGVDKLDEQPLKTVHTDANHNSNDGPLRGAELSENPPRQTLSEPRMDSGWSWFVLVGAFIVYFTALGSVSSLSVYLTVWMDSFEASATTVGLVLSIHSLMRGMFGPICGMFCTKFGPRIVMVAGGLILTGGFIMAALSPTVEMLILSNGFVTALGASLSLSAVFQAMGMYFKTRFTFAVGVATSGISLGQLAFAPLYTFLIDLYGWRGSMLIVAAMGFHIVAAGALMRPNVAKTTRPQVPRSARPKHDLQSKNSYHEMETGITSETAGSMNGDINQRNGVKSSLTLRSTGEGHGHDNHNYTTLSNGEVTDKYAGSAENKAGRPSVSDGPSIAVNYDKADQTPIRESTRQSSFYERLLEYLFGFKYFLLETYGLRRLAHNTQFIILMIGAVCHGFGKLGVVYTVARAETIGIEPELASLLLSTIGAGSTFARVTHGWFIDKKYITAEMTYAWSMLLFSVTNVLTPWLVTFLPLVISSVFMGMAAGLTASVLIVAVRSFVEPSDASGAYGTQLFFWGLGDIIGVLVTGVVYDNLLSYDVAYFIGGGVLFVGSMLTFGVSISRRRNKPCKLLDAEATIEPPEETEIQAVYSGPSRLELGGAEQFDEDAGCVNPAYAVTDGEDISVSDVAVKTGLLMQSSEDELGHNTEGIENPMTITQASADKPMDRT; translated from the exons ATGGACTCGAAGTTAGAAGATCGTGTACTTTCGGGGGTTGACAAGCTCGACGAACAACCGTTGAAGACAGTTCATACAGATGCAAACCACAACTCCAATGATGGTCCGCTTAGGGGAGCGGAGCTGTCGGAAAACCCACCGAGGCAGACACTCTCAGAGCCCCGTATGGACTCGGGCTGGTCGTGGTTCGTCTTGGTTGGTGCATTCATTGTGTATTTCACAGCACTTGGTTCTGTGTCGTCACTGAGTGTGTATTTGACGGTATGGATGGACTCGTTTGAGGCCAGTGCCACTACGGTGGGTTTAGTGTTGTCAATTCACTCCCTCATGCGGGGAATGTTTG GTCCCATATGTGGAATGTTTTGCACCAAGTTTGGACCCCGTATCGTCATGGTTGCAGGTGGATTAATACTCACTGGGGGTTTCATAATGGCTGCCTTGTCCCCTACAGTAGAAATGCTCATTTTAAGCAATGGATTCGTTACAG CATTGGGGGCGAGTTTGTCGTTATCCGCAGTTTTTCAAGCTATGGGGATGTACTTCAAGACGAGATTCACCTTTGCTGTTGGTGTAGCGACATCGGGTATCAGCTTAGGCCAGTTGGCGTTCGCCCCTCTGTACACCTTCCTTATTGACCTGTATGGCTGGCGAGGATCCATGCTTATCGTAGCGGCGATGGGGTTTCACATTGTAGCGGCAGGAGCTCTTATGCGACCCAATGTGGCGAAGACAACTCGACCTCAGGTACCGAGGTCAGCTCGACCTAAACACGACCTGCAATCTAAGAATAGTTATCATGAGATGGAAACTGGAATCACTTCGGAAACAGCTGGCAGCATGAATGGGGATATCAATCAACGGAATGGAGTCAAATCAAGTTTGACCTTGAGGTCAACTGGAGAAGGTCATGGACACGACAACCACAACTATACAACATTGAGCAATGGCGAGGTTACAGACAAATATGCCGGTTCCGCAGAAAACAAAGCTGGGCGCCCTTCTGTGAGTGATGGCCCATCCATCGCGGTCAATTATGACAAAGCCGATCAAACGCCCATTCGCGAATCGACCAGACAGTCCTCTTTTTATGAACGTCTTCTGGAATACCTCTTCGGatttaaatatttcttgttgGAGACGTATGGCCTGAGACGTCTTGCCCACAACACGCAGTTCATCATCCTAATGATCGGAGCAGTGTGCCATGGCTTCGGGAAGCTTGGTGTAGTCTACACCGTAGCTCGGGCAGAGACGATCGGTATCGAGCCAGAGCTAGCTTCGCTACTTCTCTCGACGATAGGAGCTGGAAGCACCTTCGCTAGAGTCACACACGGATGGTTCATTGATAAGAAATACATCACAGCGGAGATGACCTACGCTTGGTCCATGCTTCTCTTCAGCGTAACGAACGTACTTACGCCGTGGTTAGTGACATTCTTACCGTTGGTTATCTCGTCAGTGTTTATGGGGATGGCGGCCGGGTTAACTGCGTCCGTGTTGATAGTTGCAGTGCGTTCCTTCGTGGAACCATCCGATGCGTCTGGCGCTTATGGAACGCAGTTATTTTTCTGGGGCCTTGGGGACATCATCGGAGTGCTGGTAACAG GTGTTGTTTATGACAACCTTCTTAGTTATGATGTCGCATACTTCATCGGTGGGGGCGTCCTCTTTGTCGGATCTATGCTGACTTTTGGTGTTTCCATCAGCCGCCGACGAAACAAACCTTGCAAACTACTCGACGCGGAAGCTACCATCGAGCCGCCTGAAGAGACTGAAATACAGGCTGTTTATTCTGGACCAAGCCGGTTAGAATTGGGCGGCGCAGAGCAATTTGACGAAGACGCTGGATGTGTCAATCCAGCGTACGCCGTAACCGATGGTGAGGACATTTCAGTTAGTGACGTAGCCGTGAAAACTGGACTTTTGATGCAATCAAGTGAGGACGAGTTGGGACATAATACAGAAGGAATAGAGAACCCCATGACCATCACACAAGCTTCTGCAGACAAACCGATGGATAGGACTTAA